In one window of Cupriavidus necator N-1 DNA:
- a CDS encoding phosphate acetyltransferase: MSGLAAPAAEAPDKYAALLARCAGLPPIPTAVAHPCDVSSLSGALEAAKLGLIVPILVGPAARIRQVAAEHGLALGDTRIIDTAHSHASAERAVEAVRAGEAELLMKGSLHTDELLHAVTASASGLRTGRRLSHVFAMSVPRYHKPLFITDAAVNIFPTLNEKADICRNAIDLVRMLGIEQPKVAILSAVETVTDKIPSTIDAAALCTMARRGQITGGMLDGPLAFDNAISREAAITKGIDSDVAGDPDILLVPDLEAGNMLAKQLTFLAGAEAAGIVLGARVPIILTSRADSVRARIGSCAIAVLLAHARRNAAAAAQV, translated from the coding sequence ATGTCCGGACTTGCCGCGCCCGCCGCCGAGGCGCCGGACAAGTACGCCGCGCTGCTCGCGCGCTGCGCTGGGCTGCCGCCCATCCCCACCGCGGTGGCGCACCCATGCGATGTCTCATCGCTGAGCGGCGCGCTCGAGGCCGCGAAGCTGGGCCTGATCGTACCGATCCTGGTCGGGCCCGCCGCGCGCATCCGGCAGGTCGCCGCCGAGCATGGACTTGCGCTGGGCGACACCCGGATCATCGACACCGCGCACAGCCATGCCTCGGCCGAGCGCGCGGTCGAAGCCGTGCGGGCCGGCGAGGCCGAGCTGCTGATGAAGGGCAGCCTGCACACCGACGAGTTGCTGCATGCGGTCACCGCCTCGGCCAGTGGCCTGCGCACCGGGCGGCGCCTGTCGCATGTATTCGCCATGAGCGTGCCGCGCTACCACAAGCCGCTGTTCATCACCGATGCAGCGGTCAACATCTTCCCCACGCTCAACGAGAAGGCAGATATCTGCCGCAATGCCATCGACCTGGTGCGCATGCTGGGCATCGAGCAGCCCAAGGTGGCAATCCTGTCGGCAGTGGAAACCGTCACCGACAAGATCCCCTCCACCATCGACGCCGCGGCGCTGTGCACCATGGCACGGCGCGGCCAGATCACCGGCGGCATGCTGGACGGCCCGCTCGCCTTCGACAACGCCATCAGCCGCGAAGCCGCCATCACCAAGGGCATCGACTCGGACGTGGCCGGCGACCCCGACATCCTGCTGGTGCCGGACCTGGAAGCCGGCAATATGCTGGCCAAGCAGCTGACCTTCCTGGCGGGCGCCGAAGCCGCCGGCATCGTGCTGGGCGCGCGCGTGCCCATCATCCTCACCAGCCGGGCCGACAGCGTGCGCGCGCGCATCGGCAGCTGCGCCATTGCCGTGCTGCTGGCGCACGCACGCCGCAACGCCGCAGCCGCGGCGCAGGTCTGA
- a CDS encoding LysE/ArgO family amino acid transporter, with protein sequence MHAALAGFSLGLSLILAIGSQNAFVLRQGLRREHVFWVCLVCALSDALLILLGVSGFAVMIRELPWLGAAMRYGGAAFLIWYGARSFLAAWRSNAVLDPSDAAPRPLGATLAVCLAFTWLNPHVYLDTVMLIGSVSTQFAGNAREFAAGAMTASFLFFFSLGYGAALLRPVFARPRAWQVLEVVIGITMWVIAARLLLG encoded by the coding sequence ATGCACGCCGCTCTCGCCGGCTTCTCCCTCGGTCTTTCCCTGATTCTTGCCATCGGTTCCCAGAATGCTTTCGTGCTGCGACAAGGGTTGCGGCGCGAGCATGTGTTCTGGGTCTGCCTGGTGTGCGCGCTTTCCGATGCGCTGCTGATCCTGCTGGGTGTTTCCGGCTTTGCCGTGATGATCCGCGAGCTGCCCTGGCTGGGTGCGGCGATGCGCTATGGCGGCGCGGCTTTCCTGATCTGGTATGGCGCACGCAGCTTCCTGGCCGCGTGGCGCTCGAACGCGGTGCTGGATCCCAGCGACGCCGCGCCGCGGCCGCTTGGAGCCACGCTGGCGGTGTGCCTGGCGTTCACCTGGCTCAATCCGCATGTGTATCTCGATACGGTGATGCTGATCGGTTCGGTGTCGACGCAGTTCGCAGGGAACGCGCGCGAGTTCGCCGCGGGTGCCATGACCGCGTCGTTCCTGTTCTTCTTTTCGCTGGGCTATGGCGCGGCGCTGCTGCGGCCGGTGTTTGCGCGGCCGCGCGCGTGGCAGGTGCTGGAAGTGGTGATCGGCATCACCATGTGGGTGATTGCCGCGCGGCTGCTGCTGGGCTGA
- a CDS encoding DUF3141 domain-containing protein, producing MTARIPARPPQGSSGPSPSTTQAPEAANPFAALGQPALEYFTDAWQRTVLLFDILRERGNETAEHEREGMPPVLVFEQELLADGRELPEPVNYALLRIVPPANSPTDPAKRPFVVIDPRAGHGPGIGGFKADSEIGIALRTGHPCYFVTFFQEPCPGQTIESVARAEADFLKIVGERHPDAPGKPFVIGNCQAGWALMILAAVAPERTGPLLVAGAPLAYWSGVRGRNPMRYSGGLLGGSFLASLTADMGNGRFDGAWLVQNFEQLNPANTLWKKLYDVYAKADTEGPRFLEFERWWGGHFLMNRAEIDWIVQNLFVGNRLTAGEVRSSDGKTVVDLRNIRSPVVVFASWGDNITPPQQALNWIPDLYSTDEELVANDQVIVYCLHETVGHLGIFVSAGVANREHSELFCALDLIDVLPPGLYEAKIEDVAPDLPHRDLIEGRYLVRFERRSVNDILALDDGREDERPFEVVRRVAEINQHMYDTFVSPWVRAMSNELGAQWMRTLHPARLERSLATDMNPWMAWIGAMAPMVRAHRAPVAPDNPFLTMEKAASAQIVSALDQYRDVRDAWYERTFEAIYGSPAMAALVGMSGQAPPANVESPVTVALRKELAQRRLHDAEAAIGQGGTLEAFVRVLAYVADRPSAIEERPFNLLRRIAREQQQATEQSGGQADLAAFKTAVRQQSFIVRLDPQRAIRALPALVPARETRRKLMVAAHRVMTVGGPLSGERLGRYREVAEVMGTGHPPEAADAVAPVDAADTASALSHAGNGKPQAARATGKRKAAPRATRPRS from the coding sequence ATGACCGCACGCATACCCGCCAGGCCGCCGCAAGGCAGTTCCGGCCCATCACCCTCCACCACGCAGGCCCCAGAAGCAGCCAATCCGTTCGCGGCGCTCGGCCAGCCGGCGTTGGAATACTTCACCGACGCCTGGCAGCGCACCGTGCTGCTGTTCGACATCCTGCGCGAGCGCGGCAACGAGACCGCCGAGCATGAGCGCGAGGGCATGCCGCCTGTGCTCGTGTTCGAGCAGGAACTGCTGGCCGACGGCCGCGAACTGCCCGAACCCGTCAACTACGCGCTGCTGCGCATCGTGCCGCCGGCCAACAGCCCGACCGACCCTGCCAAGCGCCCCTTCGTGGTGATTGACCCGCGCGCGGGCCACGGCCCCGGCATCGGTGGCTTCAAGGCCGACAGCGAGATCGGCATCGCGCTGCGCACCGGGCATCCGTGCTATTTCGTCACCTTCTTCCAGGAGCCCTGCCCGGGGCAGACGATCGAATCGGTGGCGCGCGCCGAGGCCGACTTCCTCAAGATCGTCGGCGAGCGGCACCCGGACGCACCCGGCAAGCCCTTTGTCATCGGCAACTGCCAGGCCGGCTGGGCACTGATGATCCTGGCCGCGGTCGCGCCCGAGCGCACCGGGCCGCTGCTGGTGGCCGGCGCACCGCTGGCGTACTGGTCGGGCGTGCGCGGGCGCAACCCGATGCGCTACAGCGGCGGGCTGCTGGGCGGCTCGTTTCTGGCCTCGCTGACCGCCGACATGGGCAATGGCCGCTTCGACGGTGCCTGGCTGGTGCAGAACTTCGAGCAGCTCAATCCGGCCAACACGCTGTGGAAGAAGCTCTACGACGTCTACGCCAAGGCGGACACGGAAGGCCCGCGCTTCCTGGAGTTCGAGCGCTGGTGGGGCGGCCACTTCCTGATGAACCGCGCGGAGATCGACTGGATTGTGCAGAACCTGTTCGTCGGCAACCGGCTGACCGCGGGCGAGGTGCGCAGCAGCGACGGCAAGACCGTGGTGGACCTGCGCAACATCCGTTCGCCGGTGGTCGTCTTCGCGTCCTGGGGGGACAACATCACGCCGCCGCAGCAGGCGCTGAACTGGATCCCGGACCTGTACTCCACCGATGAGGAACTGGTCGCCAACGACCAGGTGATCGTCTACTGCCTGCACGAGACCGTGGGGCACCTGGGCATCTTTGTTTCCGCCGGCGTCGCCAACCGCGAACACAGCGAACTGTTCTGCGCGCTGGACCTGATCGATGTGCTGCCGCCGGGCCTGTACGAGGCCAAGATCGAGGACGTGGCGCCTGACCTGCCACACCGGGACCTGATCGAAGGGCGCTACCTAGTGCGCTTCGAGCGCCGCAGCGTCAACGACATCCTGGCGCTGGACGACGGCCGCGAGGACGAACGCCCGTTCGAGGTGGTGCGGCGCGTGGCCGAGATCAACCAGCACATGTACGACACCTTCGTCTCGCCATGGGTGCGCGCGATGTCCAATGAACTGGGCGCGCAGTGGATGCGCACGCTGCACCCGGCGCGGCTGGAGCGCTCGCTGGCGACCGACATGAATCCGTGGATGGCGTGGATCGGGGCGATGGCGCCGATGGTGCGCGCGCATCGCGCGCCGGTGGCGCCGGACAATCCGTTCCTGACCATGGAAAAGGCCGCGTCGGCGCAGATCGTCAGCGCGCTCGACCAGTATCGCGATGTACGCGACGCGTGGTACGAGCGGACCTTCGAGGCAATCTACGGCTCGCCGGCGATGGCGGCACTGGTGGGCATGAGCGGGCAGGCGCCGCCGGCCAACGTGGAGTCGCCCGTCACCGTGGCGTTGCGCAAGGAGCTGGCGCAGCGGCGCCTGCACGATGCCGAGGCGGCGATCGGGCAGGGCGGCACGCTGGAGGCGTTTGTGCGCGTGCTGGCCTACGTGGCCGATCGCCCCAGCGCCATCGAGGAGCGGCCGTTCAACCTGCTGCGCCGCATTGCGCGCGAACAGCAGCAAGCCACCGAGCAATCCGGCGGCCAGGCCGACCTGGCCGCCTTCAAGACCGCAGTGCGCCAGCAGAGCTTTATCGTCAGGCTGGATCCGCAGCGCGCGATCCGGGCGCTGCCGGCCCTGGTGCCGGCCCGCGAGACCCGCCGCAAGCTGATGGTGGCGGCGCATCGCGTGATGACGGTCGGCGGCCCGCTGTCAGGCGAGCGGCTGGGGCGCTATCGCGAAGTCGCCGAAGTAATGGGCACGGGTCATCCGCCCGAGGCTGCCGACGCAGTTGCGCCGGTGGACGCGGCCGATACCGCGTCTGCCCTCAGCCATGCCGGGAACGGCAAGCCGCAGGCCGCGCGCGCCACCGGCAAGCGCAAGGCCGCGCCGCGCGCCACGCGGCCGCGCAGCTGA
- a CDS encoding acetate/propionate family kinase, with translation MTAIHPAVHPVILVVNAGSSSVKVSVYAVPDAAHGNADINPVLSAHGQIEGIGVAPRLTARMADGRVVADEAFPQAQVADHDAAFRLVRLVLSVGLRDNPPVAIGHRVVHGGADYAQAVRIDDEVIAKLEVLVPLAPLHQPHNLTAIRAVREAVPDLLQVACFDTAFHAGHDVLAQLMALPYAYYERGIRRYGFHGLSYEYIARRLRQVAPDLAEGRVIVAHLGNGASLCAMRDGRSVESTMGLTALDGLPMGTRCGSVDPGALLWLAQQGMKPAEIQAMLYQESGLKGLSGVSSDMRALLASDSPRARLAVDFYTYRAAQEIGKLATTLGGLDALVFTAGIGANSPPVRARICEHLAGLFGIALDGGANGQNSQRISRDDSRVPVLVLPTDEEGMIALNTARILRECGQL, from the coding sequence GTGACCGCCATCCATCCTGCCGTGCATCCCGTCATCCTCGTTGTCAACGCCGGCTCGTCCAGCGTCAAGGTCTCGGTCTACGCCGTGCCCGACGCCGCGCATGGCAATGCCGACATCAACCCGGTGCTGAGCGCGCACGGCCAGATCGAGGGCATCGGCGTGGCGCCGCGCCTGACCGCGCGCATGGCCGACGGGCGCGTGGTCGCCGACGAGGCCTTCCCGCAGGCCCAGGTGGCCGACCACGACGCCGCCTTCCGCCTGGTGCGCCTGGTGTTGAGCGTGGGCCTGCGCGACAACCCGCCGGTGGCGATCGGCCATCGCGTGGTGCATGGCGGCGCCGACTATGCGCAGGCCGTGCGCATCGACGACGAGGTGATCGCAAAGCTGGAGGTGCTGGTGCCGCTGGCGCCGCTGCACCAGCCGCACAACCTGACTGCCATCCGCGCGGTGCGCGAGGCCGTGCCGGACCTGCTGCAGGTGGCCTGCTTCGACACCGCCTTCCATGCCGGCCACGACGTGCTGGCGCAGCTGATGGCGCTGCCCTACGCATACTACGAGCGCGGCATCCGGCGCTATGGCTTCCACGGGCTGTCGTACGAGTACATTGCGCGCCGGCTGCGCCAGGTCGCGCCCGACCTGGCCGAGGGCCGCGTGATCGTGGCGCACCTGGGCAACGGTGCCAGCCTGTGCGCGATGCGCGACGGCCGCAGCGTGGAAAGCACCATGGGCCTGACCGCGCTCGACGGCCTGCCCATGGGCACGCGCTGCGGCTCGGTCGATCCCGGCGCGCTGCTGTGGCTGGCGCAGCAGGGCATGAAGCCGGCCGAGATCCAGGCGATGCTGTACCAGGAATCCGGGCTGAAGGGACTGTCAGGCGTGAGCAGCGACATGCGCGCGCTGCTGGCCAGCGATTCACCGCGCGCGCGGCTGGCGGTGGACTTCTACACCTACCGCGCCGCGCAGGAGATCGGCAAGCTCGCCACCACGCTGGGCGGCCTTGACGCGCTGGTGTTCACCGCGGGCATCGGCGCCAACTCGCCGCCGGTGCGCGCACGCATCTGCGAACACCTGGCGGGCCTGTTCGGCATCGCGCTCGACGGCGGCGCCAACGGCCAGAACAGCCAGCGCATCAGCCGGGACGACAGCCGCGTGCCGGTGCTGGTGCTGCCGACCGATGAAGAAGGAATGATTGCGCTGAACACCGCCCGCATCCTGCGCGAATGCGGGCAGCTTTGA
- a CDS encoding TOBE domain-containing protein: MLELQGAIWFRSGSQDWGGKDRIALLAAIGEHGSITAAARAVGISYKAAWDAIDAMNNSAGEPLVVRAAGGKGGGGTHLTARGEQLIRTYRALEDEHQRFVAQLSRLGEGAADDIHLMRRMMIKTSARNKLFGRVASVRGGAVNDEVVLALPGGQQIVATITHESVETLALAEGTEAFALIKASSVLVGLPDPGMRLSARNQLPGVVSRVMPGAVNAEVVIELDGGGTVAAIVTNGSVEALGLEVGVAAVAVFKASSVILGVVA; encoded by the coding sequence ATGCTTGAACTCCAGGGAGCCATCTGGTTCCGCTCCGGCTCACAAGACTGGGGCGGCAAGGACCGCATCGCGCTGCTCGCCGCCATCGGCGAACACGGCTCGATCACCGCGGCCGCGCGCGCGGTCGGCATCAGCTACAAGGCCGCGTGGGACGCCATCGATGCCATGAACAACAGCGCGGGCGAGCCGCTGGTGGTGCGCGCCGCCGGCGGCAAGGGCGGCGGCGGCACGCACCTGACTGCGCGCGGCGAGCAACTGATCCGCACCTATCGTGCGCTGGAAGACGAACACCAGCGCTTTGTCGCGCAGCTGTCGCGCCTGGGCGAGGGGGCGGCCGACGATATCCACCTGATGAGGCGAATGATGATCAAGACCAGTGCACGCAACAAGCTGTTCGGGCGCGTGGCCAGTGTGCGCGGCGGCGCGGTCAATGACGAGGTCGTGCTGGCACTGCCCGGCGGGCAGCAGATCGTGGCCACCATCACGCATGAAAGCGTCGAAACGCTGGCGTTGGCCGAGGGCACCGAGGCGTTTGCGCTGATCAAGGCATCGTCGGTGCTGGTGGGGCTGCCCGATCCGGGGATGCGGCTGTCGGCGCGCAACCAGTTGCCGGGGGTGGTGTCGCGCGTGATGCCTGGCGCGGTGAACGCCGAAGTGGTGATCGAACTCGACGGCGGCGGTACGGTTGCGGCGATCGTGACCAATGGGAGTGTGGAAGCGCTGGGGCTGGAAGTGGGGGTGGCTGCGGTGGCGGTGTTCAAGGCGTCAAGTGTAATCCTGGGTGTAGTGGCGTGA
- a CDS encoding class IV adenylate cyclase, with the protein MPRNIEIKARIDSIEALLPHAAALADSGPEYIRQDDTFFPCANGRLKLREFAPDRGELIFYARADEAGPKESFYILSPTQSPDTLRAALAAAHGEGGRVRKLRTLYLAGRTRVHLDRVEALGDFLELEVVLADGERLEDGVAEAHALLARLGIPASNLIEGAYVDLLRSAQATRADTGA; encoded by the coding sequence ATGCCAAGAAACATCGAGATCAAGGCTCGCATTGACAGTATAGAAGCCTTGCTGCCGCATGCGGCAGCACTGGCCGACAGCGGTCCCGAATACATCCGCCAGGACGATACCTTCTTCCCCTGCGCCAACGGCCGGCTCAAGCTGCGCGAGTTCGCCCCCGACCGCGGCGAGCTGATCTTCTATGCGCGTGCCGACGAGGCGGGGCCGAAGGAGAGCTTCTACATCCTGTCGCCGACGCAATCGCCGGATACCTTGCGCGCGGCGCTGGCCGCGGCGCATGGCGAGGGCGGGCGGGTGCGCAAGCTGCGCACGCTGTACCTGGCTGGCCGCACGCGCGTGCACCTGGACCGGGTCGAGGCGCTGGGCGATTTCCTGGAACTGGAAGTGGTGCTGGCCGACGGCGAGCGCCTGGAGGACGGCGTGGCCGAAGCCCACGCATTGCTGGCGCGGCTGGGCATTCCCGCGTCGAACCTGATTGAAGGCGCCTACGTCGACCTGCTGCGCTCGGCTCAGGCCACCCGCGCCGACACCGGCGCGTAG
- the fabI gene encoding enoyl-ACP reductase FabI, producing the protein MVNVSNPPLAGARVLVAGVANADSIAWGCARAFHELGAQVAMTYLNDKAYPHVAPLAEAIQAPILMPLDVEDAQQMTALFARIESVWGGLDSIVHSIAFAPKADLQGGLLNSSAEGFGRAMDISCHSFVRMARLAVPLMPQGGTLFAMSYEGANRVVPNYDLMGPVKAALEASCRYLAHELGPLGIRVHAISPGPLKTRAASGLKDFDLLLADAAGRAPLGEVVDIMDVGFATAYLATPYARRISGNTVYVDGGVHIMA; encoded by the coding sequence ATGGTCAACGTATCCAATCCGCCGCTTGCCGGCGCCCGTGTGCTGGTGGCCGGCGTGGCCAATGCCGATTCGATTGCGTGGGGCTGTGCCAGGGCGTTCCATGAACTGGGCGCACAGGTCGCCATGACCTACCTGAACGACAAGGCTTACCCGCACGTGGCGCCGCTGGCCGAAGCCATTCAGGCGCCCATCCTGATGCCGCTGGACGTGGAAGACGCGCAGCAGATGACGGCGCTCTTTGCGCGTATCGAGAGCGTGTGGGGCGGTCTCGATTCGATAGTCCATTCGATTGCGTTCGCGCCCAAGGCCGACCTGCAGGGCGGCCTGCTCAATTCGTCGGCAGAGGGGTTTGGGCGCGCCATGGACATCTCATGCCACTCCTTCGTGCGCATGGCGCGCCTGGCCGTGCCGCTGATGCCGCAGGGCGGCACGCTGTTCGCGATGAGCTATGAGGGCGCCAACCGCGTCGTGCCCAACTATGACCTGATGGGCCCGGTCAAGGCGGCGCTGGAAGCCAGCTGCCGCTACCTGGCGCACGAGCTGGGGCCGCTGGGTATCCGCGTCCACGCGATCTCGCCCGGGCCGCTGAAGACGCGCGCGGCCTCGGGCCTGAAGGACTTCGACCTGCTGCTGGCCGACGCCGCCGGGCGCGCGCCGCTGGGCGAGGTGGTCGACATCATGGACGTGGGCTTTGCCACCGCCTACCTTGCCACGCCGTATGCGCGGCGCATCTCGGGCAATACGGTCTATGTGGATGGCGGCGTGCACATTATGGCCTAG